CCCGCAAGGTCTTTGACTGTGGTCGTAAGGGAAGCCGTATACGTCGTGTTATACGCAAGAGCCGGAGTAGGGTCGAAAGTGGCAGATGTTCCCGCACACGTAACGCTTCCCGGAACGGCGGCGCCACCGTTTAACGTAAAACTTGCGGTCGTAATCGTGGCACAGTTCATCGGTTCGCTGAAAACGGCGCTGACATTCGTGTTGATTCCTACTCCTGTCAATGTATTTGCCGGAGTCACTAACGAAACCGTCGGTGCGGTGGAATCCGGTGCGACACCCGTACTAAAGGTCCAAGTAAAGGGTGCAGCGAGAGAATTTCCTGCGAGATCTTTTACTGCCGTCGAAATCGTCGCCGTGTAAGTCGTTGCATAGGCCAGGGGTAAGGTTGGAGTGAAGGTCGTCGCCGAACCGATACAACCGACGGTTCCTGCTACCGCTGTGAATCCATCCGTAAGAGTGATGTTTGCCGTTGTAAACGTAGAACAATCGATCGGTTCGCTAAAAGCCATGCTCAAAGAGCCGTTGACCGAAAATCCATTGGATGTATTTGCAGGATTGATAAACGAAACCGTCGGAGCAGTGACATCCGGTGCGGCTCCGGTCGTAAAATTCCAAGCATACAGAGTCGTGAGGGCGTTCCCCGCTAAATCTTTGGCGCCTGTTGTGATTCTCGCCGTATAGGCCGTATTTGCTGCAAGGGGAACGGTCGGTGCAAATGTAGCGGAAGTTCCTCCGCAGGTAACGGTTCCCGCGACTGCGGCTCCGTCATCCAACGTAAACGTAGTGTTGTCTATCGTTGTACAATTTACGTTTTCGCTAAAGGCAACGCTAACGGAAGAATTGTTCGGAACCGTAGGGTTTCCGTTGTTTGGGGTCGTTAAGGAAACGGCGGGAGCGATTAGATCTACGGTCGCAGCGGTCGTAAAATTCCAAATCAGATCTTCTTTGAGAGAAATTCCCGCTGCGGATTTAATTTCTTTCGCAATTGTTACGGTGTACGTTGTTGAGGAAGAAAGAGCGGAATTCGGTGTGAGAACGGCAGTCGTATTGTTCACCGTCAAGCTAGCGGGAATTAAAGTGGTCGCTTGTTTGAGAAAAAAAGTAGAAGCTGTAACGCTGGAAGGATCAAACGCTTCACTGAACGTAACCTGAATCGCCGTATTCAAAGGAATACCGTTCACGCCTGAACCCGGAGTGATTTGGGAAACGCTGAAAGAATTTCCTTTTCCGCTTATATCTAAATACGCGAGAAAAGGCAGATTATTTTTGCTTCCATTGACGCAATTCGCGTTCCAGACCAAAAATAGAACCAGTAAAATGGTTTTCGTAATTCTTTGCATAGTAACCCTCCAACGAAATCCGGGCTTCTCTCATTGATTGCTCCGGCGCTCATCGGATAGATTAGCACACATCGTTATCTTGGTTCATTTTAGGTTATAATATGAATTATAAACTTTGGAGACCAAAGTACGCGTTTGTTTGTCTCTCAAATTCTTGTCAAATTCACTAATATGAACACTTTATTATGAAAAAAAATTTTTACGTACATTGGTTTAGTTGTCTAAAAAAGGAATGCTAAAAATTCTTTCGTAAAAATCCCAAAGAATCTTGTTCATTTTATAACGAGAAAGCATAAACTCCACTGCTTAAAAAAGTGTGCTCAAATTTAGAACAAAATGAATCTCAAAAAGGACAATTGCTGAATCAAAATTGAATATTCCGATCGTTCAATTGTTGGAATGCAATACTTTCGTGTTTGCCCATCTTTCTTTCTCTATTGTAAGAAAAGATTCAACACAATCATTCTTATCATTCTTTGCATAACTACTTCCAACCGATCCCGATCGATTCTCTGTGCAGAAATCGAAATCCATCGATCAGTGTCGCGCAAATCGCGATTTTCCATCTCGCCGGTTTTAGATTCTTTGATGCGCGGAGAAGAAAAGAAAGGATCTCGCAGAATCTAACGAATTTCCGTTTCACGGATCATGCGGACTGTTTATTATGAAAATTTAATATAGTTCGCTCGTTTTGCGGAACGGAGATACAGGCGAATCGATCCTGTTTGCGAGATCGATCGTTTCGCTTTGTCGGGAACGAAATGCGGTACAGACTTCGTTTGGGAGGCAAAGAATAAGTCTATACAAATTCAATCCGTTTGACCAATTGGCCTAAGGAAGCCCTCGGATTATGTGTTTTTGCCGCCTTCGAATTCGGACGATGATCGGGCTTTTGGTTCTTTTATTTGGAAATATATTTCCAGTCGCAGGCGAGGGAATTCAGAACGTTCCTCAGGTAAGAATTCCTTTGGACGAGAGCAAAAGGCTGGATCCGGGAGAATTGGCCGAAAAGAGGGAAGGTTGGTATGTAACCGCGATTCCTTTGTTGAGCTCCGATCCGGTGCGGGGCCAAGGCGGAGGAATACGAGCCAGTCTCTTTTTCAACGGCAAGAAATCGGATCTTTATTACGAATACGAGCCGTATCGAAGTAAGGTCACTCTTCAGTTGTTTCAGACCAACGAAGGGGTAAAAAATCATTTCATTCAGTTCGATTCTCCCTATCTTTTCAATACCGCATTTCGGTTTAAAAGCAGTTTGGGACTGGATTATAACCCGAATTCTCAATATTTCGGAATCGGAGAATCCTCGCTCGGAACCTTATCGTATCGACCGCGTAACCTTCCCGGCGTAGGGCAAGTAGGCAACGCAAGTTTCGACGCGTATGAAGCGTCTCAATCCTACATTCGTCCATCGAGGGCCGCATCCGAAATCACTCCGACCGTAAGCGATCAAGGATACAATCAATATCTGTTCAACTCCACGACTCTCTTCAACAGCATCGATT
The Leptospira yasudae DNA segment above includes these coding regions:
- a CDS encoding Ig-like domain-containing protein, coding for MQRITKTILLVLFLVWNANCVNGSKNNLPFLAYLDISGKGNSFSVSQITPGSGVNGIPLNTAIQVTFSEAFDPSSVTASTFFLKQATTLIPASLTVNNTTAVLTPNSALSSSTTYTVTIAKEIKSAAGISLKEDLIWNFTTAATVDLIAPAVSLTTPNNGNPTVPNNSSVSVAFSENVNCTTIDNTTFTLDDGAAVAGTVTCGGTSATFAPTVPLAANTAYTARITTGAKDLAGNALTTLYAWNFTTGAAPDVTAPTVSFINPANTSNGFSVNGSLSMAFSEPIDCSTFTTANITLTDGFTAVAGTVGCIGSATTFTPTLPLAYATTYTATISTAVKDLAGNSLAAPFTWTFSTGVAPDSTAPTVSLVTPANTLTGVGINTNVSAVFSEPMNCATITTASFTLNGGAAVPGSVTCAGTSATFDPTPALAYNTTYTASLTTTVKDLAG